In one Neobacillus sp. CF12 genomic region, the following are encoded:
- a CDS encoding 3' terminal RNA ribose 2'-O-methyltransferase Hen1 yields MQLSLTVSGPGADVVSYLIAKNPNNPYERDEKGFKVRLVYPSFTKEEVQFVIYVKPDPIDLVRNSSDLFDITHYINDREFAVSSLFITAIRKALGTALNGKPDEAYLQWVDHPFEMKLAFGPVATDLQDQELFELFEPMGYKVEVERGDSTIRKKRSARFVTLTGIQTVQNALKHVSILIPVIDNYKHYFLDEREVEKLDRYGEGWLEVHPLKQMIVKRALRFNALIFQSKFYEKKQQNRNQDDSPRIRLNDLRYEAILNLIRSLPHKESIVDLGAGEGRLSVQVGFVEGIKEILSIEPSNKSRIRAIERFEQVNAKEGYVQPQSLPGSLYYFDSRLQNKDVIVLCEVIEHIDENRLPKIFETILNDYRPKTLIVTTPNQEYNVLYEMDEEMRHDDHRFEWTRAQFAQNVDAWSQMYPYQVSLQGIGEEHPSYGHPTQMAIFRREEEK; encoded by the coding sequence ATGCAATTATCATTAACGGTAAGTGGACCAGGTGCGGATGTGGTCTCGTACTTAATCGCGAAAAATCCCAATAATCCGTATGAACGGGATGAAAAGGGCTTCAAAGTCCGCCTTGTTTACCCTAGTTTCACAAAAGAAGAAGTGCAATTTGTTATCTATGTAAAGCCTGACCCGATAGACTTAGTTCGTAACTCATCAGATTTATTCGATATTACGCATTACATAAATGATCGCGAGTTTGCGGTCAGCAGCTTATTCATCACAGCCATTCGTAAAGCCTTAGGTACTGCATTGAATGGGAAACCTGATGAAGCGTATTTGCAATGGGTGGACCATCCATTTGAAATGAAGCTAGCATTTGGACCGGTTGCTACCGATTTGCAAGATCAGGAGCTTTTTGAATTGTTTGAACCCATGGGATACAAAGTGGAAGTTGAGCGTGGTGATAGTACCATTCGAAAAAAGAGATCAGCTCGCTTTGTTACATTAACTGGCATTCAAACAGTTCAGAATGCCTTAAAACATGTTTCCATACTTATTCCGGTCATTGATAATTACAAGCACTACTTTTTAGATGAGAGAGAAGTTGAGAAACTGGACCGATATGGAGAAGGTTGGCTGGAAGTCCATCCTTTAAAACAAATGATTGTAAAACGGGCACTTCGTTTTAATGCGTTAATTTTTCAATCAAAATTCTATGAAAAGAAACAACAAAATCGTAACCAGGATGACAGCCCGAGGATTCGTTTAAATGACCTTCGTTATGAGGCAATCCTAAACTTAATTAGGTCACTGCCTCACAAGGAATCGATTGTGGACCTTGGTGCGGGGGAAGGGAGACTTTCGGTACAAGTGGGTTTTGTAGAAGGTATAAAAGAGATTCTATCGATTGAGCCTTCGAACAAATCTCGTATCCGCGCCATCGAGCGCTTTGAGCAGGTAAATGCCAAAGAAGGATATGTTCAACCTCAGTCATTGCCAGGGTCTTTATATTATTTCGATAGCCGATTGCAAAATAAAGATGTAATCGTTTTATGTGAAGTCATTGAGCATATTGATGAGAATCGGCTTCCTAAAATATTCGAAACCATTTTGAATGATTACCGTCCAAAGACACTAATTGTGACGACACCAAACCAGGAATATAACGTGCTCTATGAGATGGATGAAGAAATGCGTCATGATGATCACCGGTTTGAATGGACGAGAGCCCAATTCGCTCAAAATGTTGATGCCTGGTCCCAAATGTATCCTTATCAAGTAAGCCTTCAAGGTATAGGTGAAGAGCATCCATCCTACGGTCATCCAACTCAAATGGCAATCTTCAGAAGAGAGGAAGAAAAATGA
- a CDS encoding LysM peptidoglycan-binding domain-containing protein, whose translation MGVHVVGTGENLWAISNRYGVPMQTIVELNGLPTASSLVPGLALYISDNQLPIRSYQIKPGDHIWKLAQQFNTDISTILGANQGVDPNQLFVGQIINIPSPVKLEISTLGFLVPSGDSSILSMIDSLAGQLTYLAVVAYSFTAEGYAYNEIEDSAIVARSKQVNITPLLMIRNFTGVDFSAELAGHVLANAVYRRNLVLSIVNLTKQRGFGGVSIDFEFIPPPQRTDFNLFLRELKNALGELILHVNVHAKTADIPTNRIIGAYDYAAIGSVADIVAVMTIDYGYPGGPPDPIAPIWWMQQVVQYSITQINPRKLQIALPLYGYDKVVGTNATHAMSVVAAQNQAISTGSPIQFDQHSMSPWYRHYRSGVEQVVWFEDIRSFIEKYRLMDVYNLLGTTFWQISLAAPQNWAYLSKNIAVVK comes from the coding sequence ATGGGTGTTCATGTGGTGGGTACTGGTGAAAATTTGTGGGCAATATCAAATAGGTATGGAGTACCAATGCAAACTATTGTTGAGCTAAATGGACTACCAACTGCTAGTTCCCTCGTGCCAGGTCTCGCCTTGTATATCTCTGACAACCAGCTGCCAATCCGCTCCTATCAAATAAAACCAGGCGATCATATTTGGAAACTAGCTCAGCAGTTCAACACTGACATTTCCACCATTTTAGGTGCAAATCAAGGGGTGGACCCAAACCAGCTTTTTGTCGGTCAAATTATAAACATTCCATCACCCGTGAAGTTAGAGATATCGACGTTGGGATTTCTTGTGCCATCAGGTGATAGTTCTATTCTTTCGATGATAGACTCACTTGCTGGACAATTAACATACTTAGCCGTAGTGGCATATTCGTTTACAGCAGAAGGTTACGCCTATAACGAGATTGAGGATTCAGCAATTGTTGCACGGAGTAAACAGGTGAACATCACTCCCTTATTAATGATTCGTAATTTTACGGGAGTTGATTTTAGTGCGGAGTTGGCAGGACATGTACTAGCTAATGCTGTTTACCGGAGGAATTTAGTACTTAGTATTGTGAACTTGACCAAACAAAGGGGATTTGGCGGAGTATCGATTGACTTTGAATTTATTCCACCGCCGCAGCGCACTGACTTCAATCTATTTTTAAGAGAATTAAAGAATGCATTGGGCGAGTTAATTCTGCATGTTAATGTACATGCAAAAACGGCGGATATTCCTACGAATCGGATTATAGGGGCATACGATTATGCTGCCATTGGGAGTGTTGCGGATATTGTTGCGGTCATGACTATTGACTATGGTTACCCAGGCGGACCGCCGGACCCTATTGCGCCAATTTGGTGGATGCAGCAGGTTGTTCAATACTCAATTACTCAAATAAATCCTCGTAAACTACAAATCGCACTTCCACTATATGGATATGATAAGGTGGTCGGGACGAATGCTACCCATGCAATGTCCGTTGTGGCAGCGCAAAACCAAGCCATTTCAACAGGCTCACCGATTCAATTTGATCAGCACTCCATGTCCCCTTGGTATCGGCATTATCGTTCGGGGGTAGAACAGGTTGTATGGTTTGAGGATATTCGAAGTTTTATAGAGAAATATCGATTGATGGATGTTTATAACTTATTAGGAACTACTTTTTGGCAAATCAGCTTAGCGGCACCGCAGAATTGGGCTTATTTGAGTAAAAATATTGCTGTGGTGAAATAA
- a CDS encoding carboxyl transferase domain-containing protein, translated as MSTVYEKIYDLWDRKSKIVLGGGDERIDTQHNRGKLTARERIELLLDDDSFVELNSFIKHRATNFGMDKLESPGEGVVTGYGKIHGRLVYVFAQDFTVFGGALGEMHATKICKIMDLAAKNGAPIIGLNDSGGARIQEGVVSLDGYGQIFYRNAIYSGVIPQISVIMGPCAGGAVYSPAITDFVFMVEKTSQMFITGPKVIETVTGEQISAENLGGAKVHSSISGCAHFTGESEQQILEDVRRLMTFLPQNNMENPPSLDSDGADDWREDLLDLVPLNGTRVYDIRKVLEQVLDHGHFMEVQKDYAKNIVVGFGRIDGNCVGVIANQPKVMAGGLDINSSDKTSRFIRFCDSFNIPIITFEDVTGFFPGVNQEHGGIIRHGAKILYAYSEATVPKITVILRKAFGGAYVAMNSKAIGADIVYAWPNAEIAVMGPEGAASVIFAKEINQSSDPALTRSEKIEEYRNMFANPYVAASHGMVDDVIDPRDTRKVLKQSLEMLRTKKEVRPKKKHGNIPL; from the coding sequence ATGAGCACTGTTTATGAGAAAATTTATGATCTATGGGATCGGAAAAGTAAGATCGTGCTTGGCGGCGGTGACGAGCGAATTGATACCCAGCATAATCGAGGTAAACTTACTGCAAGGGAAAGAATTGAACTATTGCTGGACGATGATTCCTTTGTGGAATTAAATTCATTTATCAAGCACCGTGCAACCAACTTCGGCATGGATAAATTGGAAAGTCCAGGCGAAGGTGTTGTGACGGGTTATGGTAAAATTCATGGCCGTCTAGTCTACGTATTTGCTCAGGACTTTACCGTTTTTGGCGGAGCATTAGGTGAAATGCATGCGACCAAAATCTGCAAAATTATGGATTTGGCAGCTAAAAATGGAGCACCGATTATTGGATTAAATGATTCTGGCGGCGCCAGGATTCAAGAAGGAGTCGTTTCTTTAGATGGATACGGTCAAATTTTCTACCGGAATGCTATCTATTCAGGAGTAATCCCACAAATATCAGTGATTATGGGTCCTTGTGCAGGTGGGGCTGTCTATTCCCCAGCTATCACGGATTTTGTGTTTATGGTAGAAAAAACCAGTCAAATGTTTATTACAGGTCCCAAAGTCATTGAAACGGTAACTGGCGAACAAATTTCTGCCGAGAACCTGGGCGGGGCTAAGGTTCATTCCTCCATAAGTGGATGTGCTCATTTTACTGGGGAATCTGAACAACAGATCCTAGAAGACGTCCGAAGATTAATGACTTTTCTACCTCAAAATAACATGGAAAATCCACCGTCTTTGGATAGTGATGGTGCTGATGATTGGAGGGAAGATTTGCTTGACCTAGTCCCTCTAAATGGAACGAGGGTATATGACATAAGAAAGGTATTAGAACAAGTATTAGACCACGGGCATTTCATGGAAGTTCAAAAGGATTACGCAAAAAATATCGTTGTAGGTTTTGGCCGAATTGATGGAAATTGTGTCGGAGTCATCGCCAATCAGCCGAAAGTAATGGCTGGTGGGCTAGATATTAATTCTTCGGATAAGACGTCCAGATTCATTCGATTTTGTGATTCGTTCAATATACCAATCATTACGTTTGAAGATGTAACAGGGTTTTTCCCTGGTGTCAATCAGGAGCACGGAGGGATCATTCGACACGGAGCGAAAATTCTGTATGCCTATTCAGAAGCTACTGTTCCAAAAATAACGGTTATTCTAAGAAAAGCATTTGGTGGGGCTTATGTAGCAATGAATTCAAAAGCAATTGGAGCGGACATTGTATACGCTTGGCCTAACGCGGAAATTGCCGTAATGGGTCCTGAAGGCGCAGCGAGTGTTATTTTTGCAAAAGAAATTAACCAAAGTAGTGATCCAGCTTTGACTCGATCAGAAAAAATTGAGGAATACCGCAATATGTTTGCGAACCCCTATGTGGCAGCATCGCACGGGATGGTTGATGATGTAATCGATCCTAGGGATACACGGAAAGTCCTTAAACAATCTTTAGAGATGCTCAGAACAAAAAAGGAAGTAAGACCGAAGAAAAAACATGGGAATATTCCATTGTAG
- a CDS encoding polynucleotide kinase-phosphatase, with product MTTIHLPHGGIVLLVGPSNTGKTTLLNQLIQEEQILPSEVVSSDQFRVLVSDIEFISWNGRPKDESDAIFHEYQQISGAAFDAMDYVITKRCQLNKLTFIDATHLREEEHDKYLQMGKKYHVPVISMVLNISETELLRRDMERTFPRGRNRIKQQYQHFKNTLRFIKKKPYRRVYMLGEDELQVVNVSRLENPLYIDVGTGIDFIGDIHGCFDEFIEMLAKLGYQENEEGFYIHPEGKKILSLGDVLSRGPKSIETLQFFQKHVEAGNAYMIDSNHGWKIARWLDGKNVKMAHGDENVAAEFEEYEREYGSEKVEELKGQIKELLLQAKSHYIIQKNGINAVVAVHAGIKDHYIGKQSPRISDFCRYGDSEGLDEHGKPIRKDWSISHKSSELILWGHDPKPQPLLVNNTLNIDQGVVFGGNLTAYRYPERQFISVKAKQDYANVPDNPLKEWELKRLSPPNIMKFLEGYSVLTEQYGEIMIYDDGVKPALDDLSHYTLPLEDIVYLPPTMSPTPKPSRLEGYLEHPMEAFDYYQANGVDTMIVEKKHMGSRGILFLFKNKEIAKEYVGRETLGTIYTRTGRAFFKIELQEQIVTVLNNDLVNSGYFDKYNTDFVLLDAEILPWNLKALDLILNQYAHVGEMAMLDRKKLKDSLQQAVESGKDVLNWIQEVDVGIENAEVFNEVYQKYCWETEGIEGIQIAPFHTLAHSTESFFDRPHTWHMEKNKEFSGVSQLFVETDYRVVNDESSMKVAIEWWEELTEDGHEGFVVKPNSFITRHRGKLLQPAIKVRGRKYLHIIYGIDYLLPENLSRLKKRNAGKKQRNALKEFSLGVEAVNRFVKRESLERVHECVLGILALEAEPIDPRL from the coding sequence ATGACAACGATACATTTACCGCACGGAGGAATCGTCCTGTTAGTCGGACCCTCTAATACCGGAAAAACGACTTTATTAAATCAATTAATACAAGAAGAGCAGATTCTTCCATCTGAAGTGGTCAGCTCTGATCAATTTCGCGTTCTAGTCAGCGATATTGAATTCATTAGTTGGAACGGGCGTCCCAAAGACGAAAGTGATGCAATATTTCACGAGTATCAGCAAATATCTGGTGCTGCGTTTGACGCGATGGATTATGTGATTACGAAGCGGTGCCAACTCAATAAATTAACGTTCATCGATGCGACCCATTTACGTGAGGAAGAGCATGACAAATACCTGCAAATGGGGAAGAAATATCATGTACCTGTTATTTCAATGGTCTTGAATATATCAGAAACGGAATTGCTAAGACGAGATATGGAGCGGACCTTCCCTCGGGGTAGAAACCGAATAAAACAACAGTATCAACATTTTAAAAATACGCTTCGCTTTATTAAAAAGAAGCCTTATCGCCGTGTTTATATGCTTGGTGAAGATGAACTTCAAGTAGTAAATGTTAGTCGTCTAGAAAATCCATTATATATTGATGTTGGGACCGGAATTGATTTTATCGGGGATATTCATGGCTGCTTCGATGAATTTATTGAAATGTTAGCGAAATTGGGTTATCAAGAAAACGAAGAAGGTTTTTACATTCATCCTGAGGGGAAGAAAATCCTTTCACTTGGTGATGTACTGAGCCGGGGACCAAAATCAATTGAAACACTGCAATTTTTCCAAAAGCATGTAGAAGCCGGGAATGCCTATATGATTGATAGCAACCACGGATGGAAGATTGCCCGCTGGCTTGATGGAAAAAATGTAAAGATGGCTCATGGTGATGAAAATGTTGCAGCAGAGTTTGAAGAATATGAGCGTGAATATGGAAGTGAAAAGGTAGAGGAATTAAAGGGACAAATAAAAGAGTTGCTTTTACAAGCCAAATCACATTATATCATTCAAAAAAATGGGATTAATGCAGTTGTGGCCGTCCATGCAGGAATTAAAGATCATTATATCGGTAAGCAGTCGCCGCGGATTTCTGATTTCTGCCGGTACGGAGATAGTGAAGGGCTTGATGAACATGGAAAGCCGATTCGAAAAGATTGGTCCATCTCTCATAAATCGAGCGAACTAATTCTGTGGGGGCATGATCCAAAACCCCAGCCATTGCTTGTTAACAACACACTAAATATTGACCAAGGTGTGGTATTTGGAGGAAATTTAACCGCTTATCGTTACCCAGAAAGACAATTTATTTCGGTCAAGGCAAAGCAGGACTATGCGAATGTGCCAGACAATCCGTTGAAGGAATGGGAACTCAAAAGGCTGTCGCCTCCTAATATCATGAAGTTTCTAGAAGGATATTCGGTGTTAACGGAACAGTACGGAGAAATCATGATTTATGACGATGGTGTGAAACCAGCTTTAGATGATTTATCCCATTACACCCTGCCGCTTGAAGATATCGTCTATCTTCCACCAACGATGAGTCCGACACCAAAACCGTCCCGTCTGGAAGGGTATCTGGAGCATCCAATGGAGGCATTTGATTACTACCAAGCCAATGGTGTAGATACCATGATCGTCGAAAAGAAACATATGGGCAGCAGAGGTATTTTGTTTTTATTTAAAAATAAGGAAATTGCCAAGGAGTATGTTGGAAGGGAAACTTTGGGAACCATTTATACCCGGACAGGCAGAGCATTTTTTAAAATAGAATTACAAGAACAGATTGTCACTGTTTTGAATAATGATTTGGTAAATAGTGGTTATTTTGATAAGTACAACACTGATTTTGTCCTCCTCGATGCCGAGATACTTCCGTGGAATTTAAAGGCGTTGGATCTGATCTTAAACCAATATGCACATGTTGGGGAAATGGCCATGCTTGACCGCAAAAAGTTAAAAGATTCACTTCAACAGGCTGTTGAAAGCGGCAAAGATGTGCTGAACTGGATTCAGGAAGTAGATGTCGGGATAGAAAATGCTGAAGTCTTTAATGAAGTGTATCAAAAATATTGCTGGGAAACAGAAGGAATAGAAGGAATTCAAATCGCGCCTTTCCACACGTTAGCACATAGCACAGAATCATTTTTTGACAGGCCGCACACTTGGCATATGGAGAAAAATAAAGAATTCAGCGGGGTTTCTCAATTGTTTGTGGAAACAGACTATCGTGTTGTAAATGATGAATCCTCAATGAAAGTGGCGATTGAGTGGTGGGAAGAGTTGACCGAGGATGGCCATGAAGGATTTGTGGTCAAACCGAATTCGTTTATTACTCGTCACAGAGGGAAACTGCTGCAGCCAGCGATAAAAGTGAGAGGACGAAAGTATTTGCATATCATTTATGGAATTGATTATTTGCTTCCTGAAAATTTATCGAGATTAAAGAAACGAAATGCTGGCAAGAAACAGCGTAATGCATTAAAAGAATTTTCTCTAGGTGTAGAAGCAGTTAATCGTTTTGTAAAAAGAGAATCATTGGAGCGGGTTCATGAATGTGTGCTAGGGATACTTGCCTTAGAGGCTGAGCCAATTGACCCAAGATTATAA
- the phaC gene encoding class III poly(R)-hydroxyalkanoic acid synthase subunit PhaC, which yields MTVLMPKDFDKFIPTVSNEYQQMFNRLKSVTQVLMKDAEPEVGPTPKEVIWTRNKTKLYRYISDQPKKHKTPLLLIYALINKPYIMDLTKGSSLVEYLVNRGFDVYLLDWGTAGLEDKNMKLDDYIMDFIPRAVRKVLRKSNAQEVSILGYCMGGTITSIFAALHNDLPIRNLIFMTTPFDFEETGIYGALLDEQYFDIDKVVQTLGNIPPEMIDFGNKLIKPMANIYGPYVSLFDRAEDESFVKSFKLLQKWLNDGIPFPGESYRQWIRDFYQKNKLIKGELVIRGRQVKLEAITANVLNLSGEMDNIAPPHQVEALMNRISSKDKQYIKLPVGHTSIAFGSKATKITYPTIGNWLEERSN from the coding sequence ATGACCGTTCTTATGCCAAAAGATTTTGATAAATTTATTCCCACTGTATCTAATGAGTATCAACAGATGTTTAATCGTTTAAAAAGTGTAACGCAGGTTTTAATGAAGGATGCCGAGCCAGAGGTTGGCCCAACACCGAAAGAAGTAATTTGGACTAGGAATAAAACCAAGCTCTACAGATATATTTCTGATCAACCGAAAAAACACAAAACTCCGCTTCTTTTGATTTATGCTCTTATTAATAAACCCTATATCATGGATTTAACAAAGGGAAGCAGTTTAGTTGAGTATCTGGTTAATCGGGGTTTTGACGTCTATCTCCTTGACTGGGGTACAGCAGGTCTTGAGGATAAAAACATGAAATTAGATGATTATATAATGGACTTCATCCCCCGCGCAGTACGTAAAGTTTTGCGGAAATCGAATGCTCAAGAAGTGTCCATTCTTGGTTACTGTATGGGCGGTACCATAACCTCCATATTTGCTGCGTTGCATAATGATTTGCCAATTCGTAACCTTATCTTTATGACCACTCCATTTGATTTTGAAGAGACAGGAATATACGGTGCTCTACTGGATGAACAATATTTTGATATTGATAAAGTGGTCCAAACTCTTGGAAATATTCCGCCTGAAATGATTGATTTTGGAAATAAATTAATCAAACCGATGGCAAATATATATGGGCCATATGTTAGTCTTTTTGACCGTGCTGAAGATGAAAGTTTTGTTAAGAGCTTTAAACTTTTGCAAAAATGGTTAAACGACGGCATCCCATTTCCTGGTGAATCCTATCGCCAGTGGATTCGCGATTTTTATCAAAAAAACAAGCTTATTAAAGGAGAACTTGTTATACGTGGGCGTCAGGTTAAACTTGAGGCGATCACTGCTAATGTACTCAACTTATCGGGTGAAATGGACAACATTGCTCCACCCCATCAAGTTGAAGCATTAATGAATCGAATTTCCAGTAAAGACAAACAGTATATAAAATTACCAGTAGGTCACACGTCCATTGCTTTTGGAAGTAAAGCTACAAAAATAACGTATCCAACGATTGGTAATTGGTTGGAAGAGCGATCAAATTAA
- a CDS encoding acetyl-CoA C-acetyltransferase, producing the protein MQTVYLVEALRTPIGSFGGALKDVGAVQLATTVVKEVWQRAGLSGECIDEVVLGNVLKSGLKGNPARQAAIHSGIPVSVPAITIDKQCASGLRAVTLAYHQILAGDSNVVIAGGTESMSNVPHLVMNARWGQKMGDLRTVDALFHDGLHCAIEGYHMGITAENLVARYHISREEQDVFAYESQQKAIKAKEQGKFKKEIIPVAIKSKRGFTLFTEDENIKNTNLEKLLTLKPAFKENGTVTAGNASSLNDGAAAVIVASELAVREYNLKPLAKIRSVASAAVSPSIMGIGPVPATQIALTRANLTTQDIELAELNEAFAAQVLAVNKELGLREDIINVNGGAIALGHPIGCSGARIVVSLVHELRRQKKQIGLASLCVGGGQGVSIIIEAV; encoded by the coding sequence ATGCAAACAGTATACTTAGTTGAGGCACTCAGAACTCCGATAGGGAGTTTCGGTGGTGCATTGAAAGATGTAGGTGCTGTACAACTTGCAACGACTGTTGTTAAGGAGGTATGGCAAAGAGCTGGTCTTTCAGGTGAATGTATTGATGAGGTAGTACTAGGTAATGTACTAAAATCAGGACTCAAAGGAAACCCAGCTAGACAAGCAGCAATCCATTCTGGGATACCTGTGTCTGTACCGGCTATTACAATTGATAAACAATGTGCTTCTGGATTGCGTGCAGTTACATTAGCCTATCACCAAATTCTTGCAGGAGATTCAAATGTTGTGATTGCAGGAGGGACAGAAAGTATGAGTAATGTCCCGCATTTAGTGATGAATGCAAGATGGGGACAGAAAATGGGAGATTTAAGGACAGTGGATGCACTCTTTCATGATGGACTTCATTGTGCAATAGAAGGTTATCATATGGGGATAACAGCTGAAAATTTAGTAGCACGCTATCATATTTCCCGAGAGGAACAGGATGTTTTTGCATACGAAAGTCAGCAAAAAGCTATTAAAGCTAAAGAACAAGGAAAATTCAAAAAAGAAATTATTCCTGTTGCTATTAAAAGCAAGCGTGGTTTCACCTTATTTACAGAAGATGAGAATATAAAAAATACTAATCTAGAGAAATTATTGACTCTGAAACCAGCTTTTAAAGAGAATGGGACGGTGACAGCAGGAAATGCTTCGTCATTAAATGACGGGGCAGCTGCAGTCATTGTTGCTTCAGAACTAGCTGTAAGGGAATACAACTTAAAGCCACTTGCCAAAATTCGTTCGGTTGCTAGTGCTGCTGTATCTCCTTCTATCATGGGTATTGGACCAGTCCCAGCGACACAAATAGCCTTAACGAGAGCAAATCTTACAACACAGGATATTGAATTGGCAGAGCTAAATGAAGCATTTGCAGCTCAAGTACTGGCAGTAAATAAGGAATTGGGTTTGCGAGAGGATATTATTAATGTTAATGGAGGTGCAATAGCATTAGGTCACCCAATCGGATGTTCAGGTGCTCGAATTGTGGTTAGCTTAGTTCATGAATTAAGGCGTCAGAAAAAACAAATTGGATTAGCTTCATTATGTGTTGGTGGTGGACAAGGCGTTTCCATCATCATTGAAGCAGTATAA
- a CDS encoding YheC/YheD family protein, with translation MRVSVGKWTKHKLMSKDERLSSYLPDTQYLTRSSLNLMLDKYNQVMVKPCFGYQGLGIIQISSLSDEDFELHIGHRKIIVNGKENIYDYLKENHFPKKRQRYIVQQRIPLATINNNPFDIRVMVQRKKNSLEWTVTGKLAKVAANNFVVTNAAKAIVSVEYAIGISLVNNEKMKDIVSDLEEISLLIAGQLANSYTNKRVYGIDLGIDVEGKVWIIEANLTPAVSMFKFLNDGSYETINAYKRG, from the coding sequence ATGCGTGTTTCAGTTGGAAAATGGACAAAACATAAATTGATGTCAAAGGATGAAAGGCTTTCTTCCTATTTGCCTGATACACAATACTTAACTAGAAGTTCTTTAAATTTAATGTTAGATAAATATAATCAAGTAATGGTTAAACCATGTTTTGGTTATCAGGGGCTTGGCATTATCCAAATATCATCCTTATCAGATGAGGATTTTGAACTTCATATTGGTCACAGAAAAATAATCGTAAACGGTAAGGAGAACATCTACGATTATTTAAAAGAAAATCACTTTCCAAAAAAAAGACAACGGTATATCGTCCAGCAAAGAATTCCGCTTGCAACAATAAATAATAATCCATTTGATATCCGGGTAATGGTACAAAGAAAAAAAAATTCATTGGAGTGGACAGTAACTGGTAAACTTGCAAAAGTAGCGGCAAATAACTTTGTTGTGACAAACGCAGCAAAAGCTATAGTATCTGTGGAATATGCAATTGGAATATCACTGGTAAACAACGAAAAAATGAAAGATATTGTATCTGATTTAGAGGAAATTTCCTTGTTAATTGCAGGGCAATTAGCAAATTCCTATACCAATAAACGTGTATATGGAATAGATCTTGGTATTGATGTTGAAGGAAAGGTCTGGATTATAGAAGCAAACCTAACTCCTGCTGTATCCATGTTTAAATTTTTAAATGATGGTTCGTATGAAACCATTAACGCGTATAAAAGAGGATGA